The Leishmania infantum JPCM5 genome chromosome 19 region caccgccggctCACGGATTTTAGCCGTGCACGCGGGCGTGCGTCTGTCTGCTTGTGCATGCGAAGCCACCGCCTTCGTTGCTGAagcgcgaagcagcgctcttctctgctcAATCGCGTGGAACGTACCCTCTCATCACCATCACTTGCGTCGCTGATGACGATGATTTCTGCGTTGCTGTCCTGTCCCACTCTCCATCCCTCTCTTGTCGTGCCGTCCACGGGGAAACCCTAACGCCGCTCAGAGCGCTTGTGGTCTGTCGTCTCTCTGCACATCCACGTGGATCTATTCTTGCTGCCGTCCTCTTCGTGTGCAaccccatcccctcccctctccacgGAAAGCTCACCACAGCGCAAGACGAGTACGTGCAGCTCTGGTAgagtgccgccgctgttctAAGCTGAGCACCACGACCCTTGACATAcaagagggggtggggcacGTAACCCAGATTTTCTTATCACTccgagagaagaggcggtgATACAGCACCAACCAACGGTAGTCGTTCacatggcggcggtggtggacgcAAGCGGCACTGTGGAGGGGGAGCTGCGACAGGCGAAGAACACACTGAAAACGCTGAGCACGCTTGCCGAGCAAGCCGAGCGCGGCGCCATGGTGGACTATGACTTAGCCCAGAGACTCATGCACGAGGTTTCCGACCGCGTGCGGCCTTTGGCGCAAGGCACCATGAACAGCTtcgccggcaccaccgccgtgtcctccagcggcgccacgctgcacgctcgcgccggcgccgggtGCTCGCAAAACGTTACACCGCTACAACGACGACGCGCCGAGCAGGTGCTATCGGAGGTGAAGCTAATCGAAACGGCACTGCACCGCTACGCCaagaaggcggagcagcaggccaCCTACGTGTCTGATCTGAAGTCGCTTGTCGGCAATGGCGCCGGGGCGTACCGCCAAAACTACGAAGCGATGGACCACCTGGAGCGCGAGAAAAAGAGCCTGCAGTACGCTCGGCAGCGCATGCAGGCAATGGAGTCGGAGAGCCGCGATGTGCTGGCGGCCCTTCAAGATCAAGGTCGCCGACTTGGCGGTGTAGGTAGCAAGCTTGGTAATTTGCTGGAGACCCTGGGCGTGTCGAACATGACAATTCTGCAGATTGTACGGCGGAACAAGGCGGATGCGTGGCTGGTGTACGGCGGGATCGCGCTGCTTCTGTTCTTCCTGTGGTACATTTGGTAGTcggcgcctctcctcctgctccctCCACAAGAAAAGCGAACAGCTCGCATGGGGTGACGCTCGGGTAGAAGATcggaggagggcgagtgCGAACACGCTCGATACATCCACCGCACATCATTGGCTTCTtgttcgcgtgtgtgtgtgtgtgtgtgcggatgtgtgtgtgtgggggaggggggaagagggcatCGTTTAAATGTGTGTTCCTCCTGCGTTTGCTCCGAactctcgccccctcccctcttccccaccaccacgaacgcccaccctcctctgcgTCACATTCGttccctctcttcttgctGAAGGAAATGTGCGTGGGCCTGCACATGAGCATCCTCGGGTGTAGGTGTGCTCTCTTGGCCTCGATCGCCATCCGGGACTCCGGGGGTGGTGCGCCGTGGCACCCTCACCCCTTTCTTGTGTCTTCGTTGTCGTGCTTTCTGCTTTGGTGGGCCGGTCAAGCTGAGacgctccctcctcctcctcctccagagctagagtgagggagggaaggggagagagagagaaagcgccagcgcgcatgCGTACAGCACACGCTCACAGAGCTGagcaagagcagcggcatcttCGACCGTTCACGAACccctcgcccccttctcTGCTTCTTCTTTATCTCGCCcctttgtttctctctctcttgctaGCACACCCGTGCACGCTGCGCGAGATGGAGCTTGGTCAGACGCAGCGACCGCGCGCGCCGGTGGAACCGTTTCAGGAGTATGAGCCGCGCCGTAAGTGTACCGTGTGTTGCGgcctccgctgcgccgccttcgtcgGCACGACCACCTTCTGCGTCTCCCTCGTCTGCAATGCCGTTGTGCTTGGTGGTCGAGTGACGGACGGACGCGGTTGGCGCGGCTTCTTGAATCGCAACGGACTCATCGCCctgcctgccgccgccatcaccttCACGCATCAGGTACTCCTCTCTGAGTCGTTGTGgagcaaaaacaaaaaaacagTGACGCAGGTGAACACGCTGTCCGCGCTGTCGAACATGTCGCTCTGGGCCATAGGCACGGTGCTGTGCACGACCACGGCGCGCCGTTACCTGCCAGCGCGCAGCAGAGCCTATCGTCTTGCCCTCTGGGAGTACCACCgggcgcgccgcggctgcgcgaaCCCGTGGATGCCGACGATCTTCGGCCGTGTGACGGAGGACCTCGACTGGTATAACGTGATGTGGACGCTGACGCTGTACCACCTGCTGTGGGGCATGGTGTCGGTCatgctggagaaggagctcgGCTCGCACTACGCCATGTTCTACCGAAACTGGCAGTACAGCCGATGGTGCTCGCCGCGATGGAGGGAGTGGCGTGAGTTGGAGGTGCGTCGCCACGTGGACACGGAGCAAGCCGTCGCGCCGAACCGGTGGGGCACGTTTATCACGAATGATAagtggcgcacgcgccactTTTGAGGCCATGCACTCCCTTCTTGCGGGCGCCATGCGTGAGGAAGGTAATTGTGTGATCATAGGCAGCAAGGAAGACGGGGTGCGCGCACGGTGGCTGTCGATGCAGAGCAAGGGGTCAACAAACCCCCTGATGCCCTCCTTCTTGCCGTCTTGCCCCCGCCCGAGCGTCCTGTGCTCGCAGTTTTGCGAGCCGCATGCGTTTACTCACCTATCCCTTCAATCCTtcaaaagaaaaacacgcacgccgacATACCTCACTCATCCCCCCTccgaaaacaaaacaaaaacggGAGTCAACTGTTGGCGTTGCAGCGCTAGAAACCAACTCTCACGTTTTAGGCGCGTCTTCTTCCCTCAGAGGCCAGAAGAGGAGATGCGGAGAGCACGTTGCGTCAACGCAGCTTTAtatccacacacgcacacgcagagagaccTGCTCTCCTCGAGTTGCATTCGTTTCTGCCATTGGtccgctcctctcctctctccactTCTCCTACTCTCTTCGCTTCCTtgccacatacacacacacacacacgcacgcacgcacgcacgctccCATCCGACCCCTCGTTCcttgcacgcgcgcgctctttACTTTGGTCAACGCACAAGTCCTACCATTTTCAACGAAGCTCTGTGGGTCTCTGTGCACCCTCTAGCGCTCTTCTGTCTTTTCACTGCTCCTCTCCCGACCCCTCGCCTCACACCCTCCCACACCGTCAACCGACGTCCATGTCCGAGGTGTTAAAGCTGGAAAAGACGCTGCGGAAGCAGACGACGTCCGACGACGTGCAAGCTTCCAAAatcgcctccacggcggAACGCATCTTGTCCTTGCAGCCGAACCACGTGTACGCGATGCAGTGCAAGTCTGTCGCCCTGCTCCACAGCGGGCGgttcgctgctgcgctgagCGTGCTAGAAAACCTCCAGCTCGAGGCAACGCCCTTCAAAAACAGCGCGACCTTCCACCTGCACAAGGCCTACTGCCATTACCGTCTCATGCAATACACTGAGGCCAGGGCGGAGCTGCAAGAGCGGCAGCAAAGGGGGCCCATGTCCGCGGCGGCCCGCCACCTGCTGGCCCAGATCCACTACAACCTCGAGGAGtacgccgaggcggccgccatgTACGCGGAACTCGTAGCCGACGGTGCCTACCGCGACGACGTGGAGAAACAGGAGCTGCTCACCAACTACACGGCCTCTCTATCCGCCTGTGCGCCGGAGAAGgttgcggcggtggtgcgtgaTGAGGCGGACGAGAAGACACCTGACCTGCTCTTTAATCTTGCCACCGCTCAGGTGGAGGCGCAAAACTACGAGGCCGCGCAGGCCACTCTACTCCAAGCAGAGCAACTGTGCGCTGCCATCTTCCCGAAGAGCAAGCTGCGCTCTCTGAAGGATGCGCTTGCTGCTAGCAgtgaggtgctgcaggcacAGCTCGGCGTCCAGCTCGGGGCACCGACGAGCATCGGTGGTAGCAGCTCTATCGCCACCTCACCGGAGCGCTGTTTCTTCAACGAGGTGTGCAGCAACTGGGTGCAGCAGGCGTACATTGCCTTCATGCGGCACCGCGAAGATGACGCGCGACGCATTGTTGATCTGATCCTCACGTACAAGCCGAGCTCCGCCGTCacgagcgccgtcgccggcatTCTGTATACGgccctgcagcgcagcgcggaCTTCTTCGACTCACACCGCAAGCTCAAGGCGGCCCAGCACGTCAAGGTGTTGCCGCGCCTCACATCGAAGCAGCTCATCGCCGTTCAGTACAACACGgccctgctgcagctgagcgCCGGCGCCCTCGACCGTTGCACCCGCACAGTAGAGCagatggagaaggcgcacCCGAACAACGAGCTGACGCACTCGCTGCGTCTCGTGCTGGCCGTGCGCGAGCTCAAGAAGAAGAAGTCCCTGCCAGCGagctcgccgtcgtcggcctCGAGGCCCACGAGGACCGCGACGGACAGCGCGCGTGACGTACAGGAGTGCGTGCGCAACTACGAAGCGGAGGCTACGCGGCACCAGGGTGCTGGGAGCTCGGAGGCCGGAAACCGGAAGCGCCATCGCTTCCTGCAGCTCATCACTGCCCAGCTCTTCCTCGAACAGGGCGACCTGGCGCACGCCGTGGAGACGCTGAAAGCGCTGGAGGGCTCCACAGTGGCGCGGCGTCCGACGACGGTGATGACGATGGCCGCCTGGGAGGCGCAGATTGGCGACGTCGACGCTGccatggcgctgctgcgcgagcggcTCACTGCCACGACTTGTGGCTACTCTATCGCTGTAAAGAAGGCAGTATTGCTCTGGGCCGTCCAGGACCTCGCCATGGCTCGCGGCCACTACGCTGCTGTGGGGCAGCTGCTCAAAGCGGTGCAAGCTGCGGACGCAAGCCTGGAGAAGGACCGCGAGGTGACGGCGTTGCTGGTCATATGCCTCGCCGAAACGGACTTGGCTGCGGCGAAGCGCGTCATCGCCACCCTCGACgcggacgccgcggcggcgctgagcggcgctggcagcaaCAGTCACACCGCCCCGTCGGATAAGCAGATcgaggcgctggtgcgcgggaatcccggcgccgccgccatgagCGAACTGGGGTATCGTCGCGTGACGGTGGTGGATCAGGagggcgctgccgctgatggaGGCCGCGCCGCCAGTGGTGCTggtctgccgcagcgccgtcgccgcgccaTGCGTCGCCCTGCGAAGAACATGGATGGCAAGCCAGACCCTGAGCGCTGGATCCCGATGTCGTTGCGCTCCTACATCAAGGATCTGCCGGAGCGACGCAAGAAGGAGctgaggcggctgcgcgccttCGACCAGGAGCAGAagcgccgtgccgcagcagcggcaagccACAAGCAGAAGAAGGACGAGCAACTGCAGCGGCAACATGTGGCAGAGGCCTCCCCCGTCGCCTCAGCTGCGTAAAACGGCGATGGGCTTCGCGCGTGGTGACTTTCTGTCTGGTAATGTTGCCGACGGCCTGTCTTATCTGTAATGGATCTCTCGTGTGGCCATTTATAATGCTGTCATGGCTCACTGTTTCTGTCCTGCGCCTCCCGCTTGCGCAGCTCACACAGCGGAGCTAGGTACAGTGTGTTCCCTGTGCTGGCACACTGCCGAAGTCGTTTTCCTTGGCTGTTGTCTatgaatgtgtgtgtgtgtgtgtgtctcccgCCCCACCGCCATCATCACGACCACGATTGTGAGTGGATTGCACGAGGTCAAACTGCCAAAAACCGATCAAAGAGCTCCTGTGGAGTAGTCTcttgcccctctctcgctcgggTGCAACACTTCTTTTCGGTGACGGCACACTCAGGGGGAGTGCCGTTGGAGGTGAAGGATATGTaggctgtgtgtgtgtgtgtgtgtgtagtgTATATAGCTTCTCATTGGAGGGAGacgcacccctccccctcccccttctccagcCTTCTCGATCTGTCTTCTCCGCGCTGACGACTGCTGCGCGCACCACAACCCTCACgtatgtgtacgtgtacgCGTGCCCCCGCGAAGGTTCTCGATTTggttcacacacacacacgtgcacaatACAAACACACGTAAGCACACATCGCTCCCCACccctgcccccttcccccttaCGTTTGCCATCCCTGCTCGGGTGTGTGCTGCATTgtttctcccctcccctccccccaaaaaaaaaacacacgccaactgcagcacgcacagagtTACCGGCCGCGCTCATCCGCTCTCCGGAAAGTGGCCGCTCATCGACGAAGCTGATAAACGAAGTGCAGCCACAATGGGAAAGCCAAAGTACCTCAAAAAGAagcaggccgccgccgccgcaggctCCGAGGAAGGCGCGGACAAGGACGTGGGTGACAACACTGAGAGCACAAACGGttcgccgacgacggcgaacGCGCTTGGCAAGAAGTCGGAAGCGGCCAAGGAGGAGCCGCACAGCTCCGGAGCCATGGTTTCCTTTGCCAACCCCGTCTACCGCCAAGGCGTGAACGACATACTCGTCGAGAAGCTTGACATCAGCTATCAGGGCAACGCCATCCTGGAGAACGCGACGCTCAACCTCGTGAGCGGGCACCGCTACGGCCTCGTGGGCCCAAACGGGTGCGGCAAATCGACgttgctgcgcgtgctgggCTGCCATGAGATTCCCTTCCCGTCGCACGTGGACCGCTACTACGTTTCCCAAGAGGTGGAGGCCTCCGACATGTCCGCGCTGGACGCCGTGCTCGCCGTCGACAAGGAGCGCGAGAAACTCGAGTCGGAGATGGAGGATCTGGCGCTCGGTGACCAGGAGGACCCGCACGTGCTGAGCCGTCTGGATGACATCTACAAGCGTCTCGACGAGCTCGACGCcgacacggcggccgcgcgcgctggcaAGATTTTGTTCGGTCTCGGCTTTACGAaggagatgcagcggcgcccgACGAAGGCGTTCTCCGGCGGTTGGCGTATGCGCATCtcgctggcgcaggcgctgttCATCAACCCCACCGTGCTACTGCTGGATGAGCCGACGAACCACCTAGATATCGAGGCCGTTGTGTGGCTCGAGAACTACCTCAGCAAGTTCAAGAAGACGCTCTTCATGGTGTCACACTCGCAAGACTTCATGAACAACGTCTGCACGGACATCTGCCACATGCACCTGAAGAAGCTTAACTGCTACGACGGCAACTACGACCAGTATTGCATCACCcgggaagagaaggaaagcaaCCAGATGAAGAAGTACCAATGGGAGCAGAACCAGATCAAGAACATGAAGGATTACATTGCTCGCTTCGGTCACGGTAGTGCCAAGCTCGCCCGTCAGGCGCAGTCCAAGGAGAAGACGCTGGCGAAGATGACCCGCGGCGGTCTCACGGACGCGGTCGTCAAGGACAGCCGCATCAACTTCGAGTTCCCGTGCGCCGgcccgctgccaccgccgatgCTGCAATTCCGAGAGGTCTCCTTCAACTACCCGGGTCGCCCGTCCCTCTTCACGAACCTCGATCTCGGCGTCAACATGGATTCCCGCATATGTCTCGTTGGCCCCAACGGTGCTGGTAAGACGACTCTGACGAAGCTCATGTGCCGCGAGCTGGAGCCGACCGCCGGGTACGTAGCGAAGAACGCGCACTGCGTCATGGCCCGCTTCCACCAGCACTTTGTGGACCAAATCAACATGGATCTGACGCCGCTGGAGTGGATGTCGCAGGAATACCCGGAGGTGACGCAGCCGCCGATTTTGCGCAGTGCCCTGGGCCGCTTTGGCGTGTCTGGCAAAGCGCAGATGACGCCGATGAAGACGCTCTCGGACGGGCAGAAGTCGCGTGTGGTGTTCGCGTGGATGGCATACAAGCGCCCGCACTTTATGATTCTCGATGAGCCGACGAACCACCTGGACATCGAGTCCATCGACGCCCTCGCCGACGCCATCAACAGCTTCGAGGGTGCCGTCGTGGTCGTCTCGCACGACCTGCGGCTCCTGGCGCAGATCGCCGATGAAATCTGGATCGTTGAGAAGGGCGAAGCAAAGCGCTTTAATGGCGACATTGCCGACTACAAGGAGCACGTGCAAAATGAGGTGAGCCGCATGATGCAGAGCTACGCGGCCTCGCTGTAACGACAAGGGCAGCGCGAAACgaaggcggcaccgcgcacTCACGAGGACGCGGTGCAGTTTCTGGTGTGCTGTCTTCGCcgcccttctctttttgcCATCACGAGCCGGGTAcggcggggaggagagaggcaggagaAGGCGCCGCGTGTCGCGTGAAGCGCGGTGCGCTGAGTCTGTCGATTCCCTTGTTTCTTtctcgcacgcgcgcaaCAAACCGTGAGCCACCgcgccaaggaggagggcgaggctCTTTTTGCCCCTTTGCCGGGATACCCTTCCTTTCTCGCCAGCCCTGTACttgaggaggggtggggcgcAGAGGCCAAGTTCACGGTAACTTGTCGTGTGAGTCGCCTAAAAGGTTGGCGCAGTGTAGCAAGGCTGGGCGCGGGTttggaagaggagggggctaTGGAGCGAAGAGAAACCTGCTTTACCAGTGTTCCCGACGCACCTCAACGCCCCCTCTACCTTGCTTGCGCTCCGATGCGCCGCTCGCCCAGCGCACTCCCTCTTGCCCGTGCCACGCGACAAGCTTTATAACTCTTCTTCTGTGTccgtctcgctcgctcgctctctaTTCATTGTCTCCACTCAACTACCGCCTTCCTCGAGGTGatggtgcgcgtgcgtctttgTTGCGTAACGAAACAGCGCCGTTGTCGCGCtccttttcttgtgtgtgtgtgctccgagaagggtgggagggggggagaaaGAGCGGAGTAGTCTAGGAAGGAGGGCAcattgtgcgcgtgtcgaaGTGCATAACGGGTGGCAGGAAGAGCAGTGAGGATGGGCAGCCAAAAAGATGATAAGTCctacctccctctccctgttTCACGGCGACACgctggggaggggggaagggggcacaGGGAGGCAATGCGCGGTGTGCTGTAACCAGAGAATGCCCTCACACTCTTTCGTCTTATCGCAtgctcggcagcggtgtcgtGCGAAGGGTGTGGTGGGGTCGGGGTGCATCCGTGCGCGTCGATTGTTTTTCAATTCTTTGGAAACCAAAGGGCGCTCTTCGCCTGACATGTTTGGAGCTTCGTCGCCCgctccccccctccaccacccctctctcgcccctccccttcacGAGCGAGGGACTGCTCTTCTCGcaaaggggagggaaggggggaggtggaTATCCCTGTCaccgttgttgttttcgttttgGTTGTGACGTTTCTTGTTTGCTGTTGTGTATTTGTATGTGACTCGTTATGTTAAGTGCTCgttccctctgtgtgtgtgtgtgtgtgttttctctCCTGTTgtccgccccctccttcacCACCATCACGCCGACCCCCGCGTGCCACGTGCACCTCCGGTGTTTCAGTGAACACAAGcacgaagagaaagaagagaaacacctgcgcgtgtgcttgcggcTCCTGGTCGTCGTCTCTACGAGAATGTATCGTGTACTCGTGCGAGCGTGGTGTTGGATGGAGAGGATTTGAAGAACAAGGTGTCGAGATGTTGTGTGACATCCACGCCTTTTAGTGCgttcctccccccccccattccttcttccctcctttcctaCCCGACAGCCTCGCTtcgcgacagcgacgagagaGACGCCAAGATATGACGGTGCACGCAGCATGTCCCGAAGCGAAGGCGACACCATCTAAGGACGCGTGAAACGACTAAGCATACCAGAACGTAAGATTGCATGCAAACGCAttgtgcgccgcgccatTGGAGTTCAggcgacacacacatgcggcgggggggggacaaCGGCGTAGCGTTCGACAAACGCGAAAAACGGCGCTGCATCCCCTTTGTTTTTCGGGGACCGCCGTCGACTTTCAGCGCGGAGCTGAAGAGGAAGGAAGAAGACGGCCTCTCCGGaatgggtgcgtgtgcgctgccaTTGTGTGTGTCCCGTAGgatgctgttgttgttgctcacagccgcaccctctcccttctcttcgcGTCGCTtcgccaccccaccccctctgcTCTTCACTGACGCATAGGGGTACATCTGTGCAGGAGGCACGCACAATGGTGCGCTGACGGCCTCCGTTGCGTATTCGGCGACTCTCCGGCTCTCATGTCCCTCCCTTTTGTGATCGCtgtccctcctctcctgctTCTCCGTTGACTCAGCGCGTGACTGAGTACATATAGGTGCACATCCTTCCGATATATAGGCATTGAAGGCGCGCGCCGTGCTTAAAtttcgcggcggcggtgcttggCCCTAGTCCGTCGCCCACTTCTATCTTGTTGGTGTGCATGCCCGCCGACGAATTCAACTTGGTCGTCAATCACCAGGACCATccaccaccctccccccccccacagacacgcgcacacggcgcCCTTGCGCTTCTTATTCCAcaccccttccccttgcCCTTTttgcccctcctctcccccttgcAGCGGAGGTTTGGGTTCAAGTCCTTCCCACCCCACCCATCACACGCACAGATTGGCACACAGCGAGTCAAGGAGAACCGAGAAGGAAGAAACAACACGCCAAAAGAGGGTAACCATCGCAGCACGAGTACGGGCGCATACGCTCACACGGTCCTCACCCCCTCGTGCCGAGGGTTcagcgcctccctctctggcTCTCTGCTTTTCATCTTGCGGTGCATattgcgtgcgcgtgtgtgtgtgtgccttgtCGCGGGACGCTTCGCCGCTCTCCGTTTTTTGCCGTCCGCGCTTCCACTgactctcccctccctctttgccTTTGCCTTCACGGAAGCCATGCCTGTCCACTACAGCGAAGCTGTGGAGCGGGCCATGGCGGAGGTGTGCCCGCCGCGCGACGCATTGGACGCCGCCGACTTTGACCCTGTAGTCTACCTGAACAGTCGCTTCCCTGACGAGGCAAGTCTCGGGGCGCTGCCAGCCTTTCTCGATGAGGCGAACGAGCGCCTCCGCAAGACGGAGAATCAGCTGCTgaaggcggtggagcagcaggcgagcAACGCGACGAGCGCGGAGAGCGACCTCAAGGGCGccaaggaggcggtggcgcagctttacgtgcgtgtgtcggaAATCAGGACGCAAGCGTCCGACAGCGAGGAAATAGTGAAGGACCTGTGCCAGAACATCCGCGAGCTCGATGTGGCCAAGACAAACCTCACGTCCAGCATCAACACGCTGCGCTCTGTGCAGCTGTGGATGCTGCAACTGCAGGTACTCTCTTCGTCTTTTGAAAAGCGCCGCTTCTCACAAGCGCGTGATGCCTTGCAGGAGTCTCTAAAGTACTCTGCCATGTTCGCGAAGATGAAGGACATCCCGAAAGTGAAGGAGCTCAACGACAAGCAGACCCAGCTGTGCCGGCAGGCGGAGTACTACATTCGCAACACCGTCTTTGGTGAAGTGAACTTGGAAGCGATGGACGATAGTCGGATGGCTGAAGCGTGCGCCGTAGTGGACctcatggaggaggagagcaagaaGAAGCTGCGAGATCGCTTCATCGACAAGCTCCTCGAGTGCTACTCGCTGCGCTTCAAACGCGGCACCGACGAAGCCAAGCTGGAGCGGACGGAGCGGCGCTACGTGTTCCTGCGCgggctgctggagcgctaCGACAGCGTCTTCAAGAACGTCTTCCCGCGGCACTGGTGCGTGCCGCAGGAGCTGTGTGTAACTTTTTGCCTGCACACAAAGCAGGAGCTCGActacgcgctgcgcgaggccgcCAACAAGATCGACGTGGTCGTGCTCACATATGTCATTCAAAAGACGATCGACATCGAGCGCGACCTCACCCAGATGATGACGTGGAAGGACGAGTTTGCCATCAAGCGGAAACTGCCGGTGTACAAGTACAACGGCATGATCCTCTCCGCCTTCAAGGCGCACATGGGACTCCTCGTGCAAAACGAGGACCGGCTCATGCGGGAGGCCCTGGCGCAGCCGCTtatcggcagcggcgactcGCTGTGCCCCGGCTGGAACAGCATCG contains the following coding sequences:
- a CDS encoding putative SNARE protein; translation: MAAVVDASGTVEGELRQAKNTLKTLSTLAEQAERGAMVDYDLAQRLMHEVSDRVRPLAQGTMNSFAGTTAVSSSGATLHARAGAGCSQNVTPLQRRRAEQVLSEVKLIETALHRYAKKAEQQATYVSDLKSLVGNGAGAYRQNYEAMDHLEREKKSLQYARQRMQAMESESRDVLAALQDQGRRLGGVGSKLGNLLETLGVSNMTILQIVRRNKADAWLVYGGIALLLFFLWYIW
- the putative ABCF2 gene encoding ATP-binding cassette protein subfamily F, member 2, with the protein product MGKPKYLKKKQAAAAAGSEEGADKDVGDNTESTNGSPTTANALGKKSEAAKEEPHSSGAMVSFANPVYRQGVNDILVEKLDISYQGNAILENATLNLVSGHRYGLVGPNGCGKSTLLRVLGCHEIPFPSHVDRYYVSQEVEASDMSALDAVLAVDKEREKLESEMEDLALGDQEDPHVLSRLDDIYKRLDELDADTAAARAGKILFGLGFTKEMQRRPTKAFSGGWRMRISLAQALFINPTVLLLDEPTNHLDIEAVVWLENYLSKFKKTLFMVSHSQDFMNNVCTDICHMHLKKLNCYDGNYDQYCITREEKESNQMKKYQWEQNQIKNMKDYIARFGHGSAKLARQAQSKEKTLAKMTRGGLTDAVVKDSRINFEFPCAGPLPPPMLQFREVSFNYPGRPSLFTNLDLGVNMDSRICLVGPNGAGKTTLTKLMCRELEPTAGYVAKNAHCVMARFHQHFVDQINMDLTPLEWMSQEYPEVTQPPILRSALGRFGVSGKAQMTPMKTLSDGQKSRVVFAWMAYKRPHFMILDEPTNHLDIESIDALADAINSFEGAVVVVSHDLRLLAQIADEIWIVEKGEAKRFNGDIADYKEHVQNEVSRMMQSYAASL
- a CDS encoding putative signal recognition particle protein encodes the protein MSEVLKLEKTLRKQTTSDDVQASKIASTAERILSLQPNHVYAMQCKSVALLHSGRFAAALSVLENLQLEATPFKNSATFHLHKAYCHYRLMQYTEARAELQERQQRGPMSAAARHLLAQIHYNLEEYAEAAAMYAELVADGAYRDDVEKQELLTNYTASLSACAPEKVAAVVRDEADEKTPDLLFNLATAQVEAQNYEAAQATLLQAEQLCAAIFPKSKLRSLKDALAASSEVLQAQLGVQLGAPTSIGGSSSIATSPERCFFNEVCSNWVQQAYIAFMRHREDDARRIVDLILTYKPSSAVTSAVAGILYTALQRSADFFDSHRKLKAAQHVKVLPRLTSKQLIAVQYNTALLQLSAGALDRCTRTVEQMEKAHPNNELTHSLRLVLAVRELKKKKSLPASSPSSASRPTRTATDSARDVQECVRNYEAEATRHQGAGSSEAGNRKRHRFLQLITAQLFLEQGDLAHAVETLKALEGSTVARRPTTVMTMAAWEAQIGDVDAAMALLRERLTATTCGYSIAVKKAVLLWAVQDLAMARGHYAAVGQLLKAVQAADASLEKDREVTALLVICLAETDLAAAKRVIATLDADAAAALSGAGSNSHTAPSDKQIEALVRGNPGAAAMSELGYRRVTVVDQEGAAADGGRAASGAGLPQRRRRAMRRPAKNMDGKPDPERWIPMSLRSYIKDLPERRKKELRRLRAFDQEQKRRAAAAASHKQKKDEQLQRQHVAEASPVASAA